Proteins from a genomic interval of Trifolium pratense cultivar HEN17-A07 linkage group LG6, ARS_RC_1.1, whole genome shotgun sequence:
- the LOC123889415 gene encoding protein NPGR2-like isoform X1, with product MGSRVRQPRKRLQKIMSCLCSGEIVKEQEEDTMVPSSSESLATKEFFSATASGFSGQDGQVERRLDSGNIEQAELSLRESGILNYEEARALLGRYEFQEGNIEAALHVFEGINIAAVTPKIKDFLAKSRERPRRRSRSYTTPPMSIHTAGLLLEAILLKAKCLQVLGRFEESAQTCKVILDMIESSLPEGLPQNFGAECKLQETLSKAVELLPELWILADCPREVILSYRRALLHQWNLDAETTAKIQKEFAIFLLYSGAEEIPPDFRSHMDSSFVPRNNIEEAILLLMILQRKVSLNKIERDPSILEHLSFALSVSGDLTALANQWEELPPGTINRRERYHALALCYYGADKDLVAHNLLKKVLSSSEDPKHVPALLMASKICCENPELAKDGVSYACRVRENLDGKCNQLESLANCLLGISLSTYSKFAVSNSETFDRQSEALHSLETASTMTGTNDPLVLYYLSLECAEQRKLDSALHYAERFLSLEAGSNIKGWLLLARILSAQKQFLDAESIVDSALDGTGIWDQGVLLRTKAKLQIAQGKVPSAIETYIRLLAIFLVQRKTFGSRTKLYKDGRDHARNLEVEIWHDLAYVYISLSRWHDAEVCLSKSKAIKLYSASRCHVIGTMLEAKGLYKEALKSFRDALNLDPTHVPSLISTAAVLRQYDTPSNPAARSFLMDALRLDKTNASAWHHLGILHKAEGRVFEAAECFQAANSLEETEPVEPFR from the exons ATGGGGAGTAGGGTTAGGCAACCGAGGAAGAGATTGCAGAAGATAATGAGCTGTCTTTGTTCGGGGGAGATTGtaaaagaacaagaagaagatacAATGGTTCCTAGTTCGTCTGAATCACTTGCAACCAAGGAGTTTTTTTCTGCAACGGCAAGTGGATTTTCTGGCCAAGATGGACAAGTTGAGAGGAGGTTGGATTCTGGTAATATAGAACAAGCTGAATTGTCGTTGCGTGAGAGTGGCATCTTAAATTATGAG GAAGCTAGAGCTCTGTTAGGGAGATATGAATTTCAGGAAGGAAATATAGAAGCCGCTTTGCATGTTTTTGAAGGCATAAATATAGCTGCTGTGACTCCCAAGATAAAGGATTTTCTTGCCAAAAGCAGAGAACGCCCCAGGAGACGCTCTCGGAGTTACACTACTCCACCAATGTCTATACATACAGCTGGATTACTATTAGAAGCAATCTTGCTAAAGGCAAAATGTTTGCAGGTTCTTGGAAGGTTTGAAG AATCTGCCCAAACATGTAAAGTTATTCTGGACATGATTGAGTCTTCTTTACCTGAAGGCTTGCCTCAAAACTTTGGTGCCGAATGTAAATTGCAGGAGACTTTAAGCAAGGCGGTTGAGCTACTTCCAGAATTATGGATACTTGCTGATTGTCCACGTGAAGTTATTTTGTCTTACAGGCGTGCACTCCTTCACCAATGGAATCTTGACGCAGAGACCACAGCAAAAATTCAGAAAGAATTTGCCATTTTTCTTCTATATAGTGGAGCAGAAGAAATTCCCCCAGATTTTCGTTCCCATATGGACAGTTCATTTGTACCAAGAAATAACATTGAAGAGGCTATTCTTCTTTTAATGATTTTGCAAAGAAAAGTCTCTCTAAATAAAATTGAGAGGGATCCTTCAATTTTGGAGCACCTTTCGTTTGCTCTATCAGTTTCTGGGGATTTGACAGCTTTAGCCAACCAATGGGAAGAATTACCCCCTGGTACTATCAATCGAAGAGAAAGGTACCATGCACTTGCTCTTTGTTATTATGGAGCAGATAAGGACTTGGTGGCACATAATCTTCTTAAAAAGGTGTTGAGTAGCAGTGAGGATCCAAAACATGTTCCTGCTTTGTTAATGGCTTCTAAGATATGCTGTGAGAACCCTGAACTTGCAAAAGATGGGGTTAGCTACGCTTGCAGAGTGCGTGAGAACTTGGATGGAAAATGTAATCAGTTGGAAAGTCTCGCCAATTGCTTACTCGGCATTTCGCTTTCAACATACTCAAAATTTGCTGTTTCTAATTCGGAGACATTCGATAGACAATCCGAGGCACTTCATTCACTAGAAACTGCAAGCACTATGACCGGAACAAATGACCCTCTTGTACTTTACTATTTAAGTTTAGAATGTGCAGAACAAAGGAAGTTGGATTCTGCACTTCACTATGCAGAACGCTTTCTAAGCTTAGAAGCTGGGTCTAATATTAAAGGCTGGTTATTGTTAGCCCGGATATTATCAGCACAAAAACAGTTTTTAGATGCTGAATCTATTGTTGATTCTGCTTTGGATGGGACTGGAATATGGGATCAAGGAGTTTTGTTGCGAACAAAAGCTAAACTTCAAATTGCACAGGGGAAGGTGCCAAGTGCCATTGAGACATATATTCGGCTTCTTGCTATTTTTCTGGTTCAGAGAAAAACTTTTGGTTCAAGAACGAAGCTATATAAG GATGGCAGAGATCATGCTAGGAACTTGGAAGTGGAAATATGGCATGATCTTGCTTATGTTTACATAAGTCTGTCACGGTGGCATGATGCAGAGGTGTGTCTTTCGAAATCTAAGGCCATCAAACTATACTCTGCTTCTAGATGCCATGTAATAG GTACTATGCTCGAAGCAAAGGGTCTTTACAAAGAGGCTCTAAAATCTTTTCGTGACGCTTTGAACCTTGATCCTACACATGTCCCTAGCTTGATATCAACTGCTGCCGTTCTTAGACAGTACGATACTCCATCAAATCCTGCCGCTCGAAGCTTTCTAATGGATGCACTAAGGCTTGACAAAACTAATGCTTCTGCTTGGCATCATCTTGGCATTCTTCACAAGGCTGAAGGTAGAGTGTTTGAAGCTGCAGAATGTTTTCAGGCAGCAAACTCTCTTGAAGAAACAGAACCAGTGGAGCCTTTCAGATGA
- the LOC123889415 gene encoding protein NPGR2-like isoform X2: MGSRVRQPRKRLQKIMSCLCSGEIVKEQEEDTMVPSSSESLATKEFFSATASGFSGQDGQVERRLDSGNIEQAELSLRESGILNYEEARALLGRYEFQEGNIEAALHVFEGINIAAVTPKIKDFLAKSRERPRRRSRSYTTPPMSIHTAGLLLEAILLKAKCLQVLGRFEESAQTCKVILDMIESSLPEGLPQNFGAECKLQETLSKAVELLPELWILADCPREVILSYRRALLHQWNLDAETTAKIQKEFAIFLLYSGAEEIPPDFRSHMDSSFVPRNNIEEAILLLMILQRKVSLNKIERDPSILEHLSFALSVSGDLTALANQWEELPPGTINRRERYHALALCYYGADKDLVAHNLLKKVLSSSEDPKHVPALLMASKICCENPELAKDGVSYACRVRENLDGKCNQLESLANCLLGISLSTYSKFAVSNSETFDRQSEALHSLETASTMTGTNDPLVLYYLSLECAEQRKLDSALHYAERFLSLEAGSNIKGWLLLARILSAQKQFLDAESIVDSALDGTGIWDQGVLLRTKAKLQIAQGKVPSAIETYIRLLAIFLVQRKTFGSRTKLYKDGRDHARNLEVEIWHDLAYVYISLSRWHDAEVLCSKQRVFTKRL; encoded by the exons ATGGGGAGTAGGGTTAGGCAACCGAGGAAGAGATTGCAGAAGATAATGAGCTGTCTTTGTTCGGGGGAGATTGtaaaagaacaagaagaagatacAATGGTTCCTAGTTCGTCTGAATCACTTGCAACCAAGGAGTTTTTTTCTGCAACGGCAAGTGGATTTTCTGGCCAAGATGGACAAGTTGAGAGGAGGTTGGATTCTGGTAATATAGAACAAGCTGAATTGTCGTTGCGTGAGAGTGGCATCTTAAATTATGAG GAAGCTAGAGCTCTGTTAGGGAGATATGAATTTCAGGAAGGAAATATAGAAGCCGCTTTGCATGTTTTTGAAGGCATAAATATAGCTGCTGTGACTCCCAAGATAAAGGATTTTCTTGCCAAAAGCAGAGAACGCCCCAGGAGACGCTCTCGGAGTTACACTACTCCACCAATGTCTATACATACAGCTGGATTACTATTAGAAGCAATCTTGCTAAAGGCAAAATGTTTGCAGGTTCTTGGAAGGTTTGAAG AATCTGCCCAAACATGTAAAGTTATTCTGGACATGATTGAGTCTTCTTTACCTGAAGGCTTGCCTCAAAACTTTGGTGCCGAATGTAAATTGCAGGAGACTTTAAGCAAGGCGGTTGAGCTACTTCCAGAATTATGGATACTTGCTGATTGTCCACGTGAAGTTATTTTGTCTTACAGGCGTGCACTCCTTCACCAATGGAATCTTGACGCAGAGACCACAGCAAAAATTCAGAAAGAATTTGCCATTTTTCTTCTATATAGTGGAGCAGAAGAAATTCCCCCAGATTTTCGTTCCCATATGGACAGTTCATTTGTACCAAGAAATAACATTGAAGAGGCTATTCTTCTTTTAATGATTTTGCAAAGAAAAGTCTCTCTAAATAAAATTGAGAGGGATCCTTCAATTTTGGAGCACCTTTCGTTTGCTCTATCAGTTTCTGGGGATTTGACAGCTTTAGCCAACCAATGGGAAGAATTACCCCCTGGTACTATCAATCGAAGAGAAAGGTACCATGCACTTGCTCTTTGTTATTATGGAGCAGATAAGGACTTGGTGGCACATAATCTTCTTAAAAAGGTGTTGAGTAGCAGTGAGGATCCAAAACATGTTCCTGCTTTGTTAATGGCTTCTAAGATATGCTGTGAGAACCCTGAACTTGCAAAAGATGGGGTTAGCTACGCTTGCAGAGTGCGTGAGAACTTGGATGGAAAATGTAATCAGTTGGAAAGTCTCGCCAATTGCTTACTCGGCATTTCGCTTTCAACATACTCAAAATTTGCTGTTTCTAATTCGGAGACATTCGATAGACAATCCGAGGCACTTCATTCACTAGAAACTGCAAGCACTATGACCGGAACAAATGACCCTCTTGTACTTTACTATTTAAGTTTAGAATGTGCAGAACAAAGGAAGTTGGATTCTGCACTTCACTATGCAGAACGCTTTCTAAGCTTAGAAGCTGGGTCTAATATTAAAGGCTGGTTATTGTTAGCCCGGATATTATCAGCACAAAAACAGTTTTTAGATGCTGAATCTATTGTTGATTCTGCTTTGGATGGGACTGGAATATGGGATCAAGGAGTTTTGTTGCGAACAAAAGCTAAACTTCAAATTGCACAGGGGAAGGTGCCAAGTGCCATTGAGACATATATTCGGCTTCTTGCTATTTTTCTGGTTCAGAGAAAAACTTTTGGTTCAAGAACGAAGCTATATAAG GATGGCAGAGATCATGCTAGGAACTTGGAAGTGGAAATATGGCATGATCTTGCTTATGTTTACATAAGTCTGTCACGGTGGCATGATGCAGAG GTACTATGCTCGAAGCAAAGGGTCTTTACAAAGAGGCTCTAA